The DNA segment ATAAAGGTCCTGAGAAGATGACCTGTGTTTTATGTAAATCTGGTATGTATAAAACAGCTGAAAAACTTGCAAAAGAAATCGGTGCTTTGGCTATTGTTGACGGAAGTAGTGTTGGTCAGGTAGCTTCCCAAACACTTCAAAATATTTTATCCTCCCGTTATGGTGTAGACATGCCTATTCTTAGTCCATTGATTGGTATGGATAAATTAGAAACAACACGTATTGCTGATAAGATCGGTACTTTTGAAATATCCAAAAGAGATGACGGCGGTTGTAAAGCTGTACCTAAATATCCTGAAACACAAGCAGATTTAAATAGGGTAATTAAGGCTCAAGAGGATATTTCCCAGGAAGAGGAACTGGAGAAAGTTTTTAAAAACATTGAAAAATAGGATTAAATAATCCTTTTTTCATTTTTTTGATTAACTTATTTATTTTCTTACTTTTTTTTTAAAAATTCTATTTATTTTCTTATTTTTGTTCAGGTGGTTTATTTTCTTATTTTATTTAGGAATTATTTCTATTTTCTTATTTTTATTCAAATGGTTTATTTTATCATATCATTTAAAAATCCAATCTATTTTGTAATTTTGAAATATTTTCAGATTTATTTACTTTTTTAGATATCTGGTTTAATTTTTCTTATTTTTATTATTTATTATGCTCTTTTTCTACAATTAATCTATACTTGTGTTTTTAATTGTATAAACATAATATTTATAATACTTAAACAACTATATATTATATGTTTATATTGGGGCAATAAAACCTTTTTAATTTAATAATTTTTTAAAATGATTAAATTACTGTTTTTTATACTTTTTCAATTGAACTTTTTTATATATTGCCTATTTATTGCAATCTTATTCATTGATTTTACTTTATTGCTCTAATTGTTAAAATGGCGGTGGTATGGTGATTGGTGAATTAATTTCATTATTTACAAGTCAAAGTGATTTGTTCATAAATCTTACTATTGAACATTTGGAGATATCTTTAATTGCTATTATTCTATCAATTATTATTGGACTTGGGCTTGGAATTACTGTAAGTGAATATCCTAGAAACAAATGGATTTTAACACTTGTAAATATTATTTATACCATTCCTTCTATTGCGCTCTTCGGTTTTCTTATACCTGTTGTAGGTGTGGGGGATACGAATGCTATTATTGCGCTAACAGTTTATGGTTTGCTTCCTATGGTAAGAAACACCTACACTGGAATTAAGACGATTGATCCCGGTATCATTGAAGCTGCAGAGGGAATGGGTAGTACAGATAGGCAGATCTTATTTAAGATTAAGCTACCTTTGGCTTTACCTCATATTATGTCAGCAATTAGAAATATGTCTGTTATGACTATTGCTCTTGCAGGTATTGCATCTTTTATTGGAGCTGGAGGTCTTGGAGTAGCTATCTATCGTGGAATCACAACTAATAACATTGATCTTGTACTTGCTGGAAGTATATTGATTACTATAGTGGCTTTGGCATTTGATTATATACTTTTACTTGTTGAAAAAATTACAAAGGTAGGTCAATCAAGGAAGAAATTCTTTAGTTTCCTTAAAAACAAGAAATTCATTGCTGTGGTTATTATCGCTATAGTTGCATTAGGCGCATATGAGGTTTATGATAATTATGGTCATGAAACCATTCATGTTGCATCAAAATCATATACAGAACAATACATTTTAGGATATATGTTAGAAGAGTTAATTGAACATGATACCGACTATAAGGTTCAGTTGACTAACGGTATTTCCGGAGGTACTTCCACGATTCAGGGAGGTATGGAGAAGGGTGAATTCGACATTTATCCCGAGTATACTGGTGTAGGCTGGATGTCCGTTTTGCATGAAAATAATATATATTCTGAATCAATGTTTCCTACTCTTAAAAAGGAATTTAAGGAAAAGTATAATGAACGATGGTTGGATACTTATGGATTCCAGAATACTTATGCAATTGCTGTTCCAAATTCAATAGCAAAGAAATATAATCTAAAAACCATCTCTGATCTGTCTGCAGTATCTAATCAATTAACATTTGGTGCGGAATCAGATTATTTCTCAAGAGCTGATGGTTATGATAATCTAACTAAAACATATGGTCTTAACTTTAAGAATACCATGGATTTGGATGTAAGCCTTAAATATGATGCTGTTTCACAAGGAAAAATTGATGTGGTAGAGGTTTACACAACTGATGGAAGATTATATGATTCTAATTTAACGATCCTTCAGGATGATAAACACTTTTTCCCGTCTTACTATTGTTGCTCTCTTGTAAGTGAGGAGACTATTGAAAAACATCCGGATTTACTTCCTGTATTAAATAAATTAAATGGTAAAATCTCTACGGAGGAAATGAGACAAATGAATTATGAGGTTGATGTTGAGAAAAAAGATCCTAAAGATGTTGCTCATGATTTCTTAGTTAAAAAAGGATTAATTTAATAAGGTGATAGGATGGATGAAAACACATCTAATAATTTCATTGAATTTAGGAATATAAAGAAATCCTATGGGGATAATCTGGTTATTCCTAATCTTAATTTAAGTATTGAAAAAGGTGACTTTCTAACTGTTATTGGAAGTTCTGGTTGTGGTAAAACAACTATGTTAAAGATGATTAATCGTTTAATTACTCCTGATAGTGGCGATATATTTATTGATGGTAAAAATATTGCTGATTTTGATGTTGTAAACTTAAGGAGAAAAATCGGATATTCTATTCAGGGAACAATGCTTTTTCCACATTTAACTGTTAAAGAGAATATTTCCTATGTCCCTGATTTAATTGCAGAAGATGAAAAAAAGGAAATCAAAAGAAGATATAGGGAAAATAGCTCTAGAAAAATTAAGATTAGAAAGAACCAAGAACAGAGGGATGAGGAAAGGGCAACATCTGACAATAAAGATTCAAAGATTAATAAATGGTTGGATATTGTTGGTTTGGATTCTGATTTATTGGAACGTTTTCCAAATGAG comes from the Methanobrevibacter boviskoreani JH1 genome and includes:
- a CDS encoding ATP-binding cassette domain-containing protein, with amino-acid sequence MDENTSNNFIEFRNIKKSYGDNLVIPNLNLSIEKGDFLTVIGSSGCGKTTMLKMINRLITPDSGDIFIDGKNIADFDVVNLRRKIGYSIQGTMLFPHLTVKENISYVPDLIAEDEKKEIKRRYRENSSRKIKIRKNQEQRDEERATSDNKDSKINKWLDIVGLDSDLLERFPNELSGGQKQRVGIVRALAASPRILLMDEPFGAVDEITRAQLQKEIKIIHEKTGITIIFVTHDIGEALYLGDHVLVMDGGEIIQYDKPSEIFYHPATPFVERLCERTRKIISKE
- a CDS encoding ABC transporter permease/substrate-binding protein — encoded protein: MIGELISLFTSQSDLFINLTIEHLEISLIAIILSIIIGLGLGITVSEYPRNKWILTLVNIIYTIPSIALFGFLIPVVGVGDTNAIIALTVYGLLPMVRNTYTGIKTIDPGIIEAAEGMGSTDRQILFKIKLPLALPHIMSAIRNMSVMTIALAGIASFIGAGGLGVAIYRGITTNNIDLVLAGSILITIVALAFDYILLLVEKITKVGQSRKKFFSFLKNKKFIAVVIIAIVALGAYEVYDNYGHETIHVASKSYTEQYILGYMLEELIEHDTDYKVQLTNGISGGTSTIQGGMEKGEFDIYPEYTGVGWMSVLHENNIYSESMFPTLKKEFKEKYNERWLDTYGFQNTYAIAVPNSIAKKYNLKTISDLSAVSNQLTFGAESDYFSRADGYDNLTKTYGLNFKNTMDLDVSLKYDAVSQGKIDVVEVYTTDGRLYDSNLTILQDDKHFFPSYYCCSLVSEETIEKHPDLLPVLNKLNGKISTEEMRQMNYEVDVEKKDPKDVAHDFLVKKGLI